The Chroicocephalus ridibundus chromosome 8, bChrRid1.1, whole genome shotgun sequence genome includes the window TTGCAAGTATCAAACATTTCATATGTTAATGTAAGTAAGTTTAATCtggagtaaatattttaaaaatacctttaatttttttttttttaacaaaagttaGGATCAGTAACAATGGGCCCCATTGCTAGCATGctcttttttattcctgtttaaaCAGCCCAGGTAAATTAGTACAGCCTGTCTGCACTCCCTGGTGAGGAAGAAAGCGTTTTCCATTTAGGAATACAGCCCTGCCATCGGTAACTAAAGAGCTCAAACTGCCGACCAGCAGGCACAAAGATTGGGGTATCTCTTTACATACTCTACAGAAGAGATCCGAGAGCGGTGGAATGAAGGCTGCAGGCAGAAGCAGAGGCAGCCTTAAATATGTGCAGTTCTTCATGTGCCTGCAGAAAGGGGCAGGGATTTAGTGAACAGCTCAGGATCCCTGGTCATAACCTCACAGTCACGTAGAAGGGAAACGAACTCTGCTGCAAAGGAGCTACATTCCTTTCCTGTTAAGTCACTGTCACTCGGTCTCAGGAGATTTTTACAAGGCTGTTGGATTAAATCCCACGGAAAAGAAAGTACCAGAACTGCAACAGAGAGCAGTTCTACATTACCCTGAACACAGGCAAAGACGATGCCGATTTGGGAGTAATTTCTGTGGTATCTAATCTTTAAGAATAGTAGCATAACAAATGAGACAGGATCTCCTACatacctttaagaaaaaatatttatttataaaaatacactgGGATCAGTTTGAGAAGTGTGGCAATAAATACagttcaaggaagaaaaagcatttctacaTGGATATATTATGGCACAATAAAAGGTAAATGCACCATCAATCATGGGATTTCTGTTGGCTCAAGACTTTGTACAAGCTCCCTTTTTAGTAAGACAACTATTTCTAAGTTTGGTCAGTGTTGATAATGGAATGAATACACAATCACAAACGCACACTTGTGTCTAATGCAGGACTTACCATTAGCAAACAATACCTTAGAAACATAGTAATGATATTTAAATCACTCATGTGATGTCTTGGATTTAATTGGCAAAGACCACATTTAACATTAAGTATGAAATTCTTGTATCTCATCTGGAAAACGGAAAAGCTATAACTATGTAAAATGAAGGCTTTACATGGTATGTAAATACCTGCTTAAGTAGAGATTGTGAAAATGCATAGCTCCTTATTGGACAACCTGGCTGTACAAGAGCACTCCCCCTTTCACAGTATTCCTTTTACTTCATATGCAGTTACTGTTTATGCTGTAGACTACAACTGTTACAGCACTAAAGGCAACTAGAcagggaaagggcagagaaaggaaaaaggaatgtaTGTAAGGCAATATTTCTTTAGGTACATTAAGCATAGTGTGTAGGAAAGACAGGTAACAATTCCACAAGGCTAGTTTCGTTCTTACTGAATAAAATAATGGACTAATACTGAACTTTCGATGCAAAGCTAATAATCAATGCCCTGGTCACTGTACTGACCATGGTAATCTCTTTGATAGTCATCTTGGTACTCTCCGTGATAGTCATCTGGGTATTCTGCCTGATAATCGCTATCGCTGATTTCTGACCCATTAGTTCCTGTTCCTTGGCTGCCGTTATGAATGACAGGTTCTGTTGGCGCAGCACAGTACTTGGGGTCATACACTTGTCGTCCAAGCCCATACACGCTCATTCCCTTCTGTGAAGCTACTTTGTTGGTACCCATTTGTAATGAAATAGTTGAGTTATCCACAGGTTGCAATATGTGCTTCTGATCGTAGATGTCTCTCCTGGTGCCCGGTGCCAGCATACCAGCCTAATAAAACAGGATTGTAGAGCTTCAGGAAGAAGGTCAAGAGCCGTGATTACTAGATTTATGATTACAATTAGTACACCTTACTAGAAGTGCTATAAAGTAGGAATTAAAGTGTAACAAAACAGCACAGTAGCATGCGTTCACTAGCAGGTATGTCACAGAAGGAAGTCCTTGCAGAAAGGCCCAGTTTATTTCCCTCTTTGGAGAGAATACACTAAGTGTTCGGGCTGAGGTAGTGCCCAGGAAGCAACTTTTTAGCACTTGAAATGAAGTTACTGTTTCTTTCTGGTATAACACAGGGATTCGGAAATTCTAGAAGCAAGGGGTCATTTTTATGCCCTAAGATATTGAGCACAGAACACACTGGATAGGAATAAGAAATCTCCAAGTGTCACTTGTGGTCCCGCTTACCTGACTGGCTCCTTTGTTAGTGCCCATCTGTAGGCTAATTGTCGTCTGGTCAAATGGCTTATCGGTTTGCATTTTTGGATCGTAGAGGTGTCTTCTAGTTCCATAAGCAGTCATGCCTGCCTGACTGGCACACTTGTTGGTGCCCATCTTTattggggaaggaagagggggacagaaaaagtgatttattttttttattgtgtacaGCAACCTCAGTCTAAGGAAACAAACATGGCTGGTAACTGCGGTGGCTGGTGGCAGAAGTAATTACAGTGCATGCATCCCTCACGTAGCTTGACCACTACCTGTAATCAACCACCCTTTCTCCATACGgagcttcaaaaggaaaaataaaggcaacgGTCATCCGAAGGTGACTGGTATCTGCCCGACTGCACGTACAATTAGAATGGACGTACGCATCAAAATGTAATACTGTACTTCTACCCCAGACAGTAATGATTCAATTACGCTGCCACAATTTCTCTACCACAGGAATTTTAAGGTTTTATGCCAGTTATTTTGGGTTTCATGACCATTAAggaaagtggagagaaaaaaagcttctACCATATAAGGAGCTTTAGCTATCCCAAGACTTCTACTTTAAAACCACTTTAGGGGACAGAGATGATACTGCTAATATTAGCTGTTCCTTTCCTCCTTATCACTCTTATTGCagatttaaagcaaacagaaaaaccttCCAGGCAGTCACTTGAGCTTATAAAGCCGATCAATGGCTTTCAAGAACTAAAACCTTATACGTCCTTCCATGATAAGAATATATTGCAATTCTGCAGCTGTTTTTGCATAAACAACGTATCAGTTTATCAAAACAAGGAAGTTGTTCTCAAATACAACAGATTAAATGCAAACTTGAATTTCATACTTACCTGCAGGCCAATTACACTTTGACCAGCTTTTAGTTTTCCTGCATCAAAACTTCGTGCTTGTTTCTCTGCATATTTGACACCAATATCAATTGTAGTATGAAAACCTTTGGTTTTTGCCTATTTAGGGAGAGGGAAAATAGAGTATTCAGTGTTTAAAGTATATATTCTGCTACTGGAGCACTGGCTTTACGTCCCTGGGCTCTCAAGTGATGCCACAAGCAGGTTTCTCTCTTATGAGAAACTCCTCTCCGCGTCAGGGGTGAGAGAAGGTGACAGTTCCCCATGCCATTTGACGGTGGCACTCCAAAGCCACCCAAGTATCTTGTCAGAAGGATATTCTGCAGGGATTCGTGGTCTTCTGTGAGCCTCCCCGGTGCTGTGTATGCCCACGCAGCTCCAGAGCAAGGCCGCCTGCAGCCAGGAATCCTAAATCTGAACTCCGAGCCTTCCCTGGACGCATGCGGTAGGACACAGCCCTCCAAGTGCAACCTCTGCAGTATCTCAGACCCCCTGAGTCTCTCTCCCCTCCTGACAGGCTGTATGCCGTTTGCCACATTTACGCGAGTGGCAGGGGTGCATCTGGACGGGCCGTGTGGATTTGTGCCGATTCCAGGGATACAAATACTTACCAGACCTGCTAGCGCAACTAGAGTAGTCTGTACTTGAGTCAtgtttccattttcaaaaagatCGTTTGCTTCAAAAATATCATGGGGCTTCATGCCGTAGACTTGAATGGCTTTGATAAAATTCCCAATGTTCTCCAGCTAAACGGAAACAAAAAAGCCAGTTTTCTACTCAGTGTTTCAATTCAGAAACTAAGTAATTTTAGAGTTTTCTGGTGTtggctggttggtttgttttgcttgttttacacAAGTTCTTTGCCTTGTGCAAACTGGACAAAACAGCTGGCGTGGTTAGGCGTGACTGGTATGAAGTTTGAGATTATTTTTCAtcagtattaatatttatttcagaaatcagtCTAAGGGTTTATCTAGTCTGGCCCCTCTCCATCAGTGAGTATCATATACTTTGTTAGAGAGGGCTTTGATGACAAAACTGCCTCAACTGTGTCCCTTCCAAGAGAGATCCTAATCTAAAACCTGATGCAAATTGGAAAAATTGACAGTGTCCATGCTATTTGACTTCAGCAATTGATCATTttgagtaaaataaaaacataactaTGTGGATAGTAAGAACATTTAACTTAATTTGAAGGTATTATCTTGCTCACCTCCTAGGAAAATTCAACTAAGCTTTTGGGGTTTATTAGCACTTTTTAGCACTGTGTGCTGTAGAAATTGGAAAACAAGATAGAGTACAACGAGTAAGGACTGaacctcctccttccttctgaaGTCTTCAGAggtattaaaactttttaaaacaataaaaatcctcCACGATATTTAGAAGCGTTCAATGCCAATACAACCAAGAGGCTGACAGCAGAATTAACTACACCCAGCAACAGTAAAGGCAGTCAACTCCAATCAGCAACCcttccagtgcctgctgccttTGATAGTCCCTTGTCGGGGGAAGTGCTAGATAGAGCACTCGGAAGAAATCAAATCTGGATACACTGAACTAAAATACGTACTGTAGTTTGCACCATATTGTTTTCTGAGTTCTGTTACACAACCATTTCTTCTGGGATTGTTCTGGtcctttccctcccagctgctTTGTCAGGAGGACATTTCATAGAGTGATGTCCGGGTACAGGCAAGCTGTTGTCCTAACGCCTTGCAGCACTGCCTGGATGGAAAACTCCGGTTGTGATTCAATAAAAAAGCTAACAgctttttttaacttggaaaaagGCCTTGCTATAGggccctcttttcttcttccgTCTGAAATTTCACCCAAGGCACTATTAAATATGTAGACTCAACTGCCATTTATGAGCCATCTCACCTGCAGTTGCTTTCTGTTAAATTCTGTTCATGTATGCAGTATCCTCAACTGTTGTGTATGTATCATATACAAAACTTGGTGCTATTAAAATTTAAGGTGTACCATATTCACAGCAAATTTGTTAATACAGAACAAAAGAACTGTTTGGGGGTCGGAGGGGTTAGAGgtgtagttttggggttttttttgttttacctggTGCCAATTTAGTTTTGATTGATTAATTTTCTTCACTGATCCTGGCTGCAGTTTATTTATAAGCCTGGGGAggtgaaaaaaagggaaatgcttAAACAATAAATCTCATCCTTATATCATCTGTGCAGGCATTATATAATATTTTCACTCATGCTTTATTAGTTGCATTAATTTCATCAAAATGGTTAATTTTTTGGTTTATACAGAATGCCTAGCTCAGATCTCAGGTCTAACAAGTCTAACAGACCATAAGAATTTTTGTGTGCCATTTGATTATTATAGAAAAGCGCTTCACCATTAGATTTAGAAAGACTTAGAGATCTTTGCTGAAATTAAAGGAGATTTAAGTTTTCACTCTTTTCCACGGTTTCAAAGAAGCTGTCTCCCACCCTACTGTCAGCTGTCTTTGATTATTATTGTTGATGTGTTTGAAGGGGAGTCTTCAGAAAGTCCCTCCTTAGTTCCTCAAAAGTggaaaactgctaaaaataaGGTTACTTAATAAATGCTTACTCGCATAAAATTATGCCGTCTTTTAATCCCAGTTGAAAGTTTGCACCAATGCTCAGCCCTGTAACCTCTTCTATCCAGTTACGCAGATCTTCTTCTATCTGGGGGTCATATTTCAGGGCAATCTGTAACACAAGCAGTTATAAAGTTACTCACGAGAGAAAACTGCAACTCCTCTCCCCCCAACAAATCCATCAAAGAGTATGCTGTATTACTTATCCAGTAATTTTATTGCTGgattttaaactgtattttaaatatcagTGTACAGATGTAAGTCTTTTATCCCTTTTGCTATAATGTTCATGGCTTTACTAAATGTTCATTTGCAAATAGCGCTTTGACGCCCTTAACAGTTCTTCCTACTGTAAGAATTGCTGGAGCCTGTGGATAGTCTTCTGAGAGCTGCAGAGGTATGatactttttttgaaaaaaaatattctacccAAGTTGTACTTCAGCAGGAAGTACAAAAAGTGAAATGGTGTGTTATGAACACAAGAATTCTGAATTGCCGTGCCATCGGTACTACTGCTCAGATGTAGATTTCCACATGGGAACATTTATATAATAGATTTGAAGTTATTCAGATGAAGATTATGGTGGGTTTGCTTTTTTAAGCTAATTATGACTAATGGAGATGACCTAGTAAGTTTTCCCCCTGTTGCTACAACATTAAGAGTTATCTTGCTGGGGGTTGTGGGGGTTGTGTGCgtggcttttttaaatttaagctttAGTATGCCTGCTATTGCTCTTTCCTTTGGCCTTGCTGGAAGACTCTGATGGAATAAACTGTGATCTCATGTCTTAATTGCAAAGAGAGAAAACTTGCAATGGTCTTTGAAGTTAAAGGCATCAAACAGAGGCCCAGAGTTGTTAGCAAGGTGACTTAAAAACTCCTTTTCCAGATGTTCAGGCTTCACTGCTCAGCATGTCAGTTTATGCTTCAGTCACTAGAAATCAATCCATGTGAATGGAATGCTTAAAAATGTCAACGATGCTGGCAGCTAACGGCGCCCATGCTCCGCTCTCCGCACTTCGTTCCCCTCCCCTGAAGAGACTGAAAAGCAGCTCAAACTTCCTTCAGCCTAAACTTGTTACTTTTGCAACACCTTCCAGTATTGGCAAGTTGGAGAAAAGGGTTTATATCATTGAAAGCTACTttttctgcaaacaaaacaaGTTATCTGAGCACAAGATTTTATGGCATGAACAACTCCCACTAGTGCGGAGGTTGGCAACGCTTTTCCACCTTCATTAGACGTTGTCCCACCTGGGTCAGTAAgacagggacagagggagctACCGTCGAGAAACCCGACAGCTGAGCACAGAACGTACTTGCAGTATTCCTAACTAATGGAAAACCAGCTTACTTTACTTACTTCAGTTGCTTACAACGTCCTAATGAGAAACTCATGTAAAGTCATTCATGTTCAGATCAAAATGTAAATTTCAGACTTTTTACATATAATTTTAGACTTCAGCCCAGAAAGGCCAGATATTAGCAGCTATTTATACTGCAGGAGATTATCATTCCAACCTATCTGAATTACTTGGATAGAGGCAATTGCTACATTTTGGCTAGCGTTAGTAATCCCCAACTCCACGCTGACCAAACTAAAAATTACAGTCTTCTGTTCTCTATTTTTCTTCTAAGGGGAATGGAAAATTCCTGTATCTCTGGCTTTACTTCAAAAACCTTTTCTGAGTAATACTTATTTTCCTTGGACTATTTGTAACAGTGGTGCTATGGTCCCTTAGTTACGGGTCAGAATAATGGACTAACCCATTCTCTTATTCAGATCTTGATTAACGTGTAAAATTTTGTGCAGTATTCTGTACCAAGCTGGTCTAAAATAATCAAGATACAccttaaaaggaagaaagctcAGGTAATATTGCCTAGTGGGAGGAAAATgtcgtgactttttttttttttaatcagccctTTTGGGTATTAGACAGCTAAGATGCAAAGCAGACTAGAAAAGCCAGCTGTAGTTCACAGCTTCACAGAGAAATCTGCTGCATTTTTGTCTCTTGGATGACAGACCGTCCTCTTGTACCTTCCTTAAGTTTAGCACCAGAAGCAGCACAACCACATTCTTCATTTATAGTGATGGTAATGATAGTAAAGGGTGGGTAATCCCCTTTTTTGAGGGGCTACCAGAAAGGTTAGCATCTTCAAAAGGTATATGAGGAAGCTGGTTATCATCTTTCTCCTCCCTAACCCGGTGATTAGCTTACAAACTACTTTTCAtggctatttttatttcctatggAAAAAGGGCTTATGTGATCACAGCTTTAATTTGTCTCCCCAGTAACATTTGGCAGAACCCAACTAGCTTGTCCGAACTTCTAGAAGAGCAGCAGTCTTGGACATGACTGAGTCAGTTGTTTTGTATGAAAGTAAGTAtctgtgcagaggagaaggatCCCAAAACATCCCCAAAAGACTGAGATGTAGCATCATACTCTTCTTACATGTTAGAGAACCTACAGCGATCTTACAAAGGTGATCTCACCCACAAAATCTTAAGTTACCTGTACAGATGAGACACACAGTAGATAATATATTTCTGTACAGCAGttcagaagaagaaacagcattTGCGGAAAGGCCAGAACTTGGTATGTTCTGATATTCCAGTTAGAAGAGAACAGACAATATGGGCTGGTCATTTGTATGTCGGTAGTTCACATTAAGTTAAAATCACAGTTCTAACACGCACGCAGGTACAGAGAGGGGTTTAAGCTAATATCTTCCACAATCCTTTAGTTAGTTAGAAATGTAATGAACATTACACTTTCTGAAAATTCAGGCAGTTTCTGTTTCACTGTAGCTTAAAGACAATGCTAAGGCATAGTATAGCCATCCTGCAGTAGGAATTGTCTGGAATACAACTGGAATTGTCTTTTTacagcttcatttctttttaagcacTGGTaatcgcttttttttttcaaaaaaaaaaaaagaggaaatgaagtcTGTGATCACATCACCAAGAGACACATTTTAAAGATCACTCTATGTCCcccctttcctttaaaaaaaaaaaaaaaaaaagagtaaatatgGAAGCCAGTGAGAACCTTAAAGAGTTTTGCAAGTGTGGCTGTTTTAATCTTTCTTGGCAagcatataaaggaaaaaaatggcaaaaattttCCTCATTTAATACTAAGTGCATTCCATATGTGATATTACTACTGAGCTCAATATTAAATTGCTGCCCCCAATGCTTGGGGAACTTAGAAGTAGTCAGATGGAATTTTATCACTTctcctgaaaatatttactttatgttGGAGTACTTCACCATGTGTTCGGATCTTGAGTTTTTCAAGAGGTTTTTAAATTGTCATGGGGTATCATTACAGTGCTTATCTAGAGATAGGAAATAAAAACCACTTATACACGTGAGGAAACTTGTCTTGTTGCCACTAAAAGCATTACTGTTAAATCTACTAGTTCTCAGAACTGTCTTTGCTACTGTCCAATTTGACTTAAATATGGTAAAGTTTTTGTTCCGACTTTGGAACTGGTGGGAAACTAGGTTACAAAAAGTGAAGAATGGTGATAGTTTCTTTGAAAATCACATCTCTAGTTTTTCAGGTAGACTGACTTA containing:
- the CNN3 gene encoding calponin-3; its protein translation is MTHFNKGPSYGLSAEVKNKIALKYDPQIEEDLRNWIEEVTGLSIGANFQLGLKDGIILCELINKLQPGSVKKINQSKLNWHQLENIGNFIKAIQVYGMKPHDIFEANDLFENGNMTQVQTTLVALAGLAKTKGFHTTIDIGVKYAEKQARSFDAGKLKAGQSVIGLQMGTNKCASQAGMTAYGTRRHLYDPKMQTDKPFDQTTISLQMGTNKGASQAGMLAPGTRRDIYDQKHILQPVDNSTISLQMGTNKVASQKGMSVYGLGRQVYDPKYCAAPTEPVIHNGSQGTGTNGSEISDSDYQAEYPDDYHGEYQDDYQRDYHGQYSDQGIDY